The Haloarchaeobius amylolyticus genome window below encodes:
- a CDS encoding DICT sensory domain-containing protein produces the protein MSLSQILEQMRSRRKTMTVYAPDPIDDLDLAFEARNVSIRYEPLPPGDQEGFIVVSDEDGYIGSVGLGAVSELISPDCGRGLESRHRNAAFQCLLELLDDTVFRALEKRQLLAASREIEDRAWRVGRGELHTGFQDLSAMKAQKPVYEQLGERGDLSVHVYGRPDWMPDSMRDVWFYPVESEEIGHFWFVVYDGGGDDLNACALLAEETAPDEFEGFWTYDPAVVADIRRYVSQTYGPAKYS, from the coding sequence ATGTCCCTCTCCCAGATACTCGAACAGATGCGGTCGCGTCGGAAGACGATGACCGTCTACGCCCCCGACCCCATCGACGACCTCGACCTCGCGTTCGAGGCCCGGAACGTGAGCATCCGCTACGAACCGCTGCCGCCCGGCGACCAGGAGGGGTTCATCGTCGTGAGCGACGAGGACGGGTACATCGGCAGCGTCGGGCTGGGCGCCGTCTCGGAACTGATCTCGCCCGACTGCGGCCGGGGACTCGAATCGAGACACCGCAACGCCGCGTTCCAGTGCCTGCTGGAACTGCTCGACGACACCGTGTTCCGGGCGCTCGAGAAGCGCCAGCTGCTCGCCGCGTCGCGGGAGATCGAGGACCGGGCGTGGCGGGTGGGCCGGGGGGAACTCCACACCGGGTTCCAGGACCTCAGCGCGATGAAGGCCCAGAAGCCGGTCTACGAGCAACTGGGCGAGCGCGGCGACCTGTCGGTCCACGTCTACGGCCGGCCGGACTGGATGCCGGATTCGATGCGGGACGTGTGGTTCTACCCGGTCGAGAGCGAGGAGATCGGGCACTTCTGGTTCGTGGTCTACGACGGCGGCGGGGACGACCTGAACGCCTGTGCCCTGCTCGCGGAGGAGACCGCCCCCGACGAGTTCGAGGGCTTCTGGACCTACGACCCCGCCGTCGTCGCGGACATCAGGCGGTACGTCAGCCAGACGTACGGGCCGGCGAAGTACTCCTGA
- a CDS encoding PrkA family serine protein kinase: MTETRESLAELSNEYKESMPSDLRETKSFDWYLNEVYEDPLIARNAHQRVADMFDFYGTEYDEHEGIVKYKLATEDPLHDGENTFYGKVIHQSIHEFVNKIKSGARGLGPERRIKLLLGPVGSGKSHFDRMCRKYFEDYTLRDEGRMYTFRWTNLCDIVDDQDPADDVVRSPMNQDPLVLIPQRQRQRVLDELNELHDAPYTIRNEQALDPESEFYMDRLLEYYEDDLQSVLENHIEIVRLIADENKRQCLETFEPKDKKNQDETELTGDVNYSKIAIYGESDPRAFDYSGAFCNANRGIFSGEELLKLQREFLYDFLHATQEMTIKPKNNPRIDIDQVIVGRTNMPEYKDKKGDEKMEAFNDRTKRIDFPYVLGYEEESDIYRKMLNNADVPDIHVEPHALEMAGLFAVLTRIEEPDTETVEMIQKAKAYNGEIDDGDDIDVKKLREEAESKAEIGEGMEGVSPRFIGDEIAEAIMDSKHRGRQFLSPLTIFNFFEENLEHHGSIPEENFETYYRYLEMVREEYKARAIEDVRHALAYDIDEIQRQGEKYMDHVMAYIDDDTIEDDITGRDQEPDEKFMRSIEENLDIPEDRKDDFRQEVSNWVSRRAREGTTFNPQDNERLRRALERKLWEDKKHNINFSALVSANETDDDERNSWVDALIDQGYSRDGAKEVLEFAGAEVAKAEMED; encoded by the coding sequence ATGACCGAAACCAGAGAATCACTCGCGGAACTGAGCAACGAATACAAGGAGTCGATGCCGTCGGACCTGCGCGAGACGAAGTCCTTCGACTGGTACCTCAACGAGGTGTACGAGGACCCGCTCATCGCGCGGAACGCGCACCAGCGCGTCGCCGACATGTTCGACTTCTACGGCACCGAGTACGACGAGCACGAGGGTATCGTCAAGTACAAACTCGCCACGGAGGACCCCCTCCACGACGGGGAGAACACCTTCTACGGGAAGGTCATCCACCAGAGCATCCACGAGTTCGTCAACAAGATCAAGTCGGGTGCCCGCGGCCTCGGCCCCGAGCGGCGTATCAAACTGCTGCTCGGGCCGGTCGGCTCCGGGAAGTCCCACTTCGACCGGATGTGCCGGAAGTACTTCGAGGACTACACCCTCCGCGACGAGGGCCGGATGTACACCTTCCGGTGGACGAACCTCTGTGACATCGTCGACGACCAGGACCCCGCCGACGACGTGGTCCGGTCCCCGATGAACCAGGACCCGCTGGTCCTCATCCCGCAGCGCCAGCGCCAGCGCGTCCTCGACGAACTGAACGAGCTCCACGACGCGCCCTACACCATCCGCAACGAGCAGGCGCTCGACCCCGAGTCCGAGTTCTACATGGACAGACTCCTCGAGTACTACGAGGACGACCTCCAGTCGGTGCTCGAGAACCACATCGAGATCGTCCGGCTCATCGCCGACGAGAACAAGCGCCAGTGTCTGGAGACCTTCGAGCCCAAGGACAAGAAGAACCAGGACGAGACCGAACTCACGGGCGACGTCAACTACTCGAAGATCGCCATCTACGGCGAGTCCGACCCGCGGGCGTTCGACTACTCCGGCGCGTTCTGTAACGCCAACCGCGGCATCTTCAGCGGCGAGGAGCTGTTGAAGCTCCAGCGCGAGTTCCTGTACGACTTCCTGCACGCGACGCAGGAGATGACCATCAAGCCGAAGAACAACCCGCGGATCGACATCGACCAGGTCATCGTCGGGCGCACCAACATGCCCGAGTACAAGGACAAGAAGGGCGACGAGAAGATGGAGGCGTTCAACGACCGCACCAAGCGCATCGACTTCCCGTACGTCCTCGGCTACGAGGAGGAGTCGGACATCTACCGCAAGATGCTGAACAACGCGGACGTGCCCGACATCCACGTCGAGCCCCACGCGCTGGAGATGGCCGGCCTGTTCGCCGTCCTCACCCGCATCGAGGAGCCCGACACCGAGACCGTCGAGATGATCCAGAAGGCGAAGGCCTACAACGGCGAGATCGACGACGGCGACGACATCGACGTGAAGAAACTGCGCGAGGAGGCCGAGTCCAAGGCCGAGATCGGCGAGGGCATGGAGGGCGTCTCGCCCCGCTTCATCGGCGACGAGATCGCCGAGGCCATCATGGACTCGAAGCACCGCGGCCGCCAGTTCCTCTCGCCGCTGACCATCTTCAACTTCTTCGAGGAGAACCTGGAGCACCACGGCTCCATCCCGGAGGAGAACTTCGAGACGTACTACAGATACCTCGAGATGGTCCGCGAGGAGTACAAGGCCCGCGCCATCGAGGACGTCCGCCACGCGCTGGCGTACGACATCGACGAGATCCAGCGCCAGGGCGAGAAGTACATGGACCACGTCATGGCCTACATCGACGACGACACCATCGAGGACGACATCACCGGCCGCGACCAGGAACCCGACGAGAAGTTCATGCGCTCCATCGAGGAGAACCTCGACATCCCCGAGGACCGCAAGGACGACTTCCGCCAGGAGGTCTCGAACTGGGTCAGCCGGCGCGCCCGCGAGGGCACGACGTTCAACCCGCAGGACAACGAACGCCTCCGCCGCGCACTCGAGCGCAAGCTCTGGGAGGACAAGAAGCACAACATCAACTTCAGCGCGCTCGTCTCGGCCAACGAGACGGACGACGACGAACGGAACTCCTGGGTCGACGCACTCATCGACCAGGGCTACTCGCGTGACGGCGCGAAAGAGGTGCTCGAGTTCGCTGGCGCGGAGGTCGCCAAAGCAGAGATGGAAGACTGA
- a CDS encoding G8 domain-containing protein codes for MSRENKDGGFDAGEGDGVGGEIADRAAAVGEAASDLAPTRRLLLATLGAGTAGAALGKFGVPGIGAVVAGSVEVPPPAAGASPPEHHDHSDIEALVTEEQVTHRATRDGAWHDPATWGGSVPDDFARAQIPTDVTVTLAGGSTARMKTLRVDGALAVHPEKDSHLRTETLVTMPDSVLQLGRESRPIARDSEARVTFVDLGPIDEDWDPERLSTGLLALGEVRVHGAEKTTWSDLASAPTPGDETLELPEAPTNWDEGDRLVVAGMDPMANEDEEVFVTGVSGSRVELDRALRHDHSPPKDDLSAYVQNLDRNVRFVSENEAIPRRGHTMFMSRRVAVHYAGLYGLGRTDKSYAFTNPIHGEPPEDVEPNPRARYALHFHKTGIDTAEPHTVRGVAVRGSPGWGVVNHHSYAEVTDSVTYDVFGAGFVAEAGNERGSFERNFALRSEGSGDLPDSRDFDMGDDDPGDVDDFGHGGHGFWFQGPALTIEDNVAAGHRHHGFVFWNRPLIDRELRPGEEIHDRRGTVANFPLDHVDEERMPHLVESDHVYDGKVSSAYVPIESFRNNTTFASGGGLDISRHQFGWDHQRFEDYSVVEGFTAFNVGPLVRSWGRVAAPDHGNAEGGNNGLSIRYSHNLRVEDARLVWGRGREATKRVVDDEQAEKHPESLDSVGINRNTPYPFHVVFEGLDVEGWKVGAKPLPRGITIYRDSRFANDVNVSVEDGHPHPSRRIKLENCTFERGGEGHLNLGLDEPEDRSADEVFDDDGGVVVDGRPVYYEQQRPGHVPIPDQKTVKQLGAEDLKELAGTDANNLVGKTNRQLYDQYGIAVKGRPMPDDAVDDERISGGALASPPPDPPREVWFEAEDTTVRAPFETKPDPNASGDSYVVAGGVDSSHEPPSEGLLTYEFEVQGGEYEVYARAHRPSDDDDSFWVRMDDGDWIRWGGIGGDRDYDWERVPEPETDDWSDHRRFSLSEGSHTFTVGFREDGAQLDKLLVTSTGRTPIGYGE; via the coding sequence ATGTCACGTGAGAACAAAGACGGTGGGTTCGACGCCGGGGAGGGGGACGGCGTCGGTGGGGAAATCGCCGACCGCGCCGCGGCCGTGGGGGAGGCCGCGAGCGACCTCGCACCGACCCGACGACTGTTGCTCGCCACGCTGGGCGCGGGCACCGCCGGGGCCGCACTGGGCAAGTTCGGTGTCCCCGGTATCGGGGCCGTCGTGGCCGGCAGCGTCGAGGTCCCGCCACCGGCCGCCGGGGCGAGTCCACCGGAGCACCACGACCACAGCGACATCGAGGCGCTGGTCACCGAGGAGCAGGTCACGCACCGGGCGACGCGGGACGGCGCGTGGCACGACCCGGCGACCTGGGGCGGGTCGGTCCCGGACGACTTCGCCCGGGCGCAGATTCCGACCGACGTGACCGTCACGCTCGCGGGGGGCTCGACCGCCCGGATGAAGACCCTGCGGGTGGACGGCGCGCTGGCGGTCCACCCAGAGAAGGACAGCCACCTCCGCACCGAGACGCTGGTCACGATGCCCGACAGCGTCCTGCAACTCGGTCGCGAGTCCCGCCCCATCGCCCGCGACTCGGAGGCCCGCGTCACCTTCGTCGACCTCGGACCCATCGACGAGGACTGGGACCCGGAGCGCCTGAGCACCGGCCTGCTCGCACTGGGCGAGGTCCGGGTCCACGGCGCCGAGAAGACGACGTGGTCCGACCTGGCGAGCGCCCCGACGCCCGGTGACGAAACGCTCGAACTGCCCGAGGCGCCGACGAACTGGGACGAGGGCGACCGGCTCGTCGTCGCCGGGATGGACCCGATGGCGAACGAGGACGAGGAGGTGTTCGTGACCGGCGTGTCGGGCTCGAGGGTCGAACTCGACCGTGCCCTGAGACACGACCACAGCCCGCCGAAGGACGACCTCTCGGCGTACGTCCAGAACCTCGACCGGAACGTCCGGTTCGTCTCAGAGAACGAGGCGATTCCCCGGCGCGGGCACACGATGTTCATGTCCCGGCGGGTGGCGGTCCACTACGCCGGGCTGTACGGGCTCGGCCGGACCGACAAGTCCTACGCCTTCACGAACCCCATCCACGGGGAACCGCCGGAGGACGTCGAGCCGAACCCCCGGGCCCGGTACGCCCTGCACTTCCACAAGACCGGCATCGACACCGCGGAACCGCACACCGTCAGGGGCGTCGCGGTCCGGGGCAGTCCCGGCTGGGGCGTCGTCAACCACCACAGCTACGCCGAGGTCACGGACTCGGTCACCTACGACGTGTTCGGGGCGGGGTTCGTCGCCGAGGCCGGGAACGAGCGTGGGTCGTTCGAACGGAACTTCGCCCTGCGTTCCGAGGGCAGCGGCGACCTGCCGGACTCCCGCGACTTCGACATGGGCGACGACGACCCGGGCGACGTGGACGACTTCGGTCACGGCGGCCACGGCTTCTGGTTCCAGGGGCCCGCCCTGACCATCGAGGACAACGTCGCGGCCGGCCACCGTCACCACGGCTTCGTCTTCTGGAACCGACCCCTCATCGACCGCGAACTCCGCCCCGGCGAGGAGATCCACGACCGGCGCGGGACGGTCGCGAACTTCCCACTGGACCACGTCGACGAGGAGCGCATGCCCCACCTCGTGGAGTCCGACCACGTCTACGACGGCAAGGTCTCCTCGGCGTACGTCCCCATCGAATCGTTCCGGAACAACACGACGTTCGCCTCCGGCGGCGGCCTCGACATCTCCCGGCACCAGTTCGGCTGGGACCACCAGCGCTTCGAGGACTACAGCGTCGTCGAGGGCTTCACCGCGTTCAACGTCGGGCCCCTCGTCCGGTCGTGGGGCCGCGTCGCCGCGCCCGACCACGGGAACGCCGAGGGCGGCAACAACGGCCTCTCCATCAGGTACAGCCACAACCTGCGGGTCGAGGACGCCCGGCTGGTCTGGGGCCGCGGCCGCGAGGCGACGAAACGCGTCGTCGACGACGAGCAGGCGGAGAAGCACCCCGAATCCCTCGACAGCGTCGGCATCAACCGCAACACGCCATATCCATTCCACGTGGTCTTCGAGGGCCTCGACGTGGAGGGCTGGAAGGTGGGCGCGAAGCCCCTGCCCCGGGGTATCACGATCTACCGCGACAGCCGGTTCGCCAACGACGTGAACGTCAGCGTCGAGGACGGCCATCCGCACCCCTCCCGGCGCATCAAACTGGAGAACTGCACCTTCGAGCGTGGTGGCGAGGGCCACCTGAACCTCGGTCTGGACGAACCCGAGGACCGCAGCGCCGACGAGGTGTTCGACGACGACGGCGGCGTCGTCGTGGACGGGCGGCCGGTGTACTACGAGCAACAGCGCCCCGGGCACGTCCCGATACCGGACCAGAAGACGGTGAAGCAACTCGGGGCCGAGGACCTGAAGGAGCTGGCCGGGACCGACGCCAACAACCTCGTCGGGAAGACGAACCGGCAGCTCTACGACCAGTACGGCATCGCCGTGAAGGGCCGCCCGATGCCCGACGACGCGGTCGACGACGAGCGCATCTCCGGCGGTGCCCTCGCCTCGCCACCACCGGACCCGCCCCGGGAGGTCTGGTTCGAGGCCGAGGACACGACGGTCCGGGCGCCCTTCGAGACGAAGCCCGACCCGAACGCCTCCGGCGACAGCTACGTCGTGGCCGGTGGCGTCGACAGCAGCCACGAACCGCCCAGCGAGGGCCTCCTCACATACGAGTTCGAGGTGCAGGGGGGCGAGTACGAGGTCTACGCCCGGGCCCACCGCCCCAGCGACGACGACGACTCCTTCTGGGTCCGCATGGACGACGGCGACTGGATCCGCTGGGGCGGCATCGGCGGCGACCGCGACTACGACTGGGAGCGCGTCCCCGAGCCGGAGACCGACGACTGGTCCGACCACCGCAGGTTCTCGCTCTCGGAAGGCAGCCACACCTTCACCGTGGGCTTCCGCGAGGACGGCGCACAGCTGGACAAACTGCTCGTGACGAGTACGGGCCGGACACCTATCGGCTACGGCGAGTAG
- a CDS encoding UPF0179 family protein, whose product MSKVTLIGARIAQSGQEFVYHGESSLCEGCPYRGQCLNLTEGVKYRVVEPRENAQTLECAVHDEGVRAVEVEPVSVTANVPSKHAYAGSKVSLAGPCPHTECPSHEYCVPDGADFDEEYRISEVVGDPPHDYCYLDRDLTMVEFDAPDE is encoded by the coding sequence ATGTCCAAAGTCACGCTCATCGGGGCCCGCATCGCCCAGTCCGGCCAGGAGTTCGTCTACCACGGCGAGTCCAGTCTCTGCGAGGGCTGTCCCTATCGGGGGCAGTGCCTCAACCTCACCGAGGGGGTGAAGTACCGGGTCGTCGAGCCCCGGGAGAACGCCCAGACGCTGGAGTGTGCGGTCCACGACGAGGGCGTCCGGGCGGTCGAGGTCGAACCCGTCTCCGTCACCGCCAACGTCCCCTCGAAGCACGCCTACGCCGGGAGCAAGGTCTCGCTGGCGGGGCCGTGCCCCCACACCGAGTGCCCGAGCCACGAGTACTGCGTCCCCGACGGCGCGGACTTCGACGAGGAGTACCGCATCAGCGAGGTCGTCGGCGACCCGCCCCACGACTACTGCTACCTCGACAGGGACCTCACGATGGTCGAGTTCGACGCGCCGGACGAATGA
- a CDS encoding DUF309 domain-containing protein, with translation MDDHTTDATVAPPDRGTPTGWLPDEGRWEHDTLRRALVHGVRLYNAGAFHESHDCFEDEWYNYGRGNAESMFLHGMVQVAAGAYKHYDFEDDDGMRSLFRTALQYFHGLPGDYYGVDLREIRTVLTNALQDPSELDGWKIRLDGARPEATEADYEYAKLTEHGP, from the coding sequence ATGGACGACCACACGACCGACGCGACGGTCGCGCCCCCGGACCGGGGCACCCCGACGGGCTGGCTTCCGGACGAGGGTCGCTGGGAGCACGACACGCTCCGGCGCGCCCTGGTCCACGGGGTGCGCCTCTACAACGCCGGCGCGTTCCACGAGTCCCACGACTGCTTCGAGGACGAGTGGTACAACTACGGGCGCGGGAACGCCGAGAGCATGTTCCTCCACGGGATGGTGCAGGTCGCCGCCGGCGCGTACAAGCACTACGACTTCGAGGACGACGACGGCATGCGCTCGCTGTTTCGCACTGCCCTCCAGTACTTCCACGGCCTGCCCGGCGACTACTACGGCGTGGACCTGCGGGAGATCCGGACCGTCCTCACGAACGCCCTGCAGGACCCGTCGGAACTCGACGGCTGGAAGATCCGCCTCGACGGGGCGCGTCCCGAGGCGACCGAGGCGGATTACGAGTACGCCAAGTTGACCGAACACGGGCCGTGA
- a CDS encoding succinylglutamate desuccinylase/aspartoacylase domain-containing protein: protein MRVSVLGEGDPEVAVVAAIHGDEPCGVHAVEHLLERRPDVRRPVKVVVANEEALERGVRYTEEDLNRAFPGYPDADTHEKRLAYDLAHELTGCRVLALHSTQSHAEPFAVVDGVDDLVREVCPRLPITAVVETGRYVEGRVFNSVPGTIEVECGLQGTADASRNAVHLVEAFLIATGVLPGTLPARETPIYRLTARVPKAEAEEYEVLVPNFERVESGEPFAAVDGESQIAEEAFYPVLLSAYGYDDVFGYSAEQVGRVGQVSSSAPR, encoded by the coding sequence ATGAGAGTGTCAGTGCTGGGAGAGGGTGACCCCGAGGTGGCGGTCGTCGCCGCCATCCACGGGGACGAGCCCTGTGGGGTGCACGCGGTCGAACACCTCCTCGAGCGACGTCCCGACGTGCGCCGCCCCGTGAAGGTGGTCGTCGCCAACGAGGAGGCCCTCGAACGGGGCGTCCGGTACACAGAGGAGGACCTGAACCGCGCGTTCCCGGGCTACCCGGACGCCGACACACACGAGAAGCGGCTGGCGTACGACCTGGCCCACGAGCTCACGGGCTGTCGGGTCCTCGCGCTGCACTCCACGCAGTCCCACGCCGAACCCTTCGCGGTGGTCGACGGGGTGGACGACCTCGTCCGCGAGGTGTGCCCACGGCTCCCCATCACGGCCGTCGTCGAGACCGGCCGGTACGTCGAGGGCCGGGTGTTCAACTCGGTGCCGGGAACCATCGAGGTCGAGTGCGGGCTCCAGGGGACCGCGGACGCGAGCCGGAACGCGGTCCACCTCGTCGAGGCGTTCCTCATCGCGACGGGCGTCCTGCCCGGCACGCTCCCGGCGCGGGAGACCCCCATCTACCGGCTGACGGCACGGGTCCCGAAGGCCGAGGCCGAGGAGTACGAGGTGCTGGTGCCGAACTTCGAGCGCGTCGAATCCGGCGAACCCTTCGCCGCGGTCGACGGCGAGTCACAGATCGCAGAAGAGGCCTTCTACCCGGTCCTGCTGTCGGCCTATGGCTACGACGACGTGTTCGGGTACTCCGCCGAACAGGTGGGCCGGGTCGGTCAGGTGTCGTCGTCGGCCCCGCGGTGA
- a CDS encoding DUF5820 family protein, whose translation MSTLEDLPAGWTVWNEEPDGRCILAYRPDVFDSEQFPAPCLPTLYVTRGRRNHRRPGVSREDATTGAWYATLYFEPDVQLQETNRFDTREAAITGAVELAGRFADGEIDPRDVYQVPREEYFEKLDELTGRAPE comes from the coding sequence ATGAGCACCCTCGAGGACCTGCCGGCGGGCTGGACGGTGTGGAACGAGGAACCGGACGGGCGCTGCATCCTCGCGTACCGCCCGGACGTGTTCGACTCCGAGCAGTTCCCGGCACCGTGCCTCCCGACGCTGTACGTGACCCGCGGTCGCCGGAACCACCGACGCCCCGGCGTCTCCCGGGAGGACGCGACGACCGGCGCCTGGTACGCCACGCTGTACTTCGAGCCCGACGTGCAGTTGCAGGAGACGAACCGGTTCGACACCCGCGAGGCAGCCATCACGGGCGCGGTGGAGCTGGCGGGGCGCTTCGCCGACGGCGAGATCGACCCGCGCGACGTCTACCAGGTGCCCCGCGAGGAGTACTTCGAGAAGCTCGACGAGCTGACCGGCCGGGCCCCGGAGTGA
- a CDS encoding sodium:calcium antiporter: protein MVSGGPVVQIGVIVLSVLGLWVGARLLVDAAVRSARRFGLSELTIGLTIVAVGTSTPELAVAVDAARKGLGDIAVANVLGSNIYNLAFVLGVIALLRAVPVADSVLRREGVVLLASTLVGGLVLFDSHLSRLEGVLLVGLFVAYTAFLLTRDQSEVTGSAERPLGDGGVTRPVTERVSVPGRDVVFLVAGLALVLVSGDYMVLAASALARGAGISEWVIGGTIVAAGTSTPEFAVSLVAIRQRSLGVSVGNVVGSNVLNITGIMGLAAVIQPIAVSGSVFSTLAWLVVVVGLVVAALWTERVLSRVEGAVFTASELARWVVGML, encoded by the coding sequence ATGGTCTCGGGTGGCCCCGTCGTCCAGATCGGTGTTATCGTCCTCTCGGTGCTCGGCCTCTGGGTCGGCGCGCGACTCCTCGTCGATGCCGCGGTTCGCTCGGCCCGGCGATTCGGCCTCTCGGAACTCACCATCGGGCTGACCATCGTCGCCGTCGGCACCTCGACCCCGGAACTCGCCGTCGCGGTCGACGCCGCACGCAAGGGGCTGGGCGACATCGCGGTCGCGAACGTCCTCGGCTCGAACATCTACAACCTCGCGTTCGTCCTCGGCGTCATCGCCCTGCTTCGGGCGGTTCCGGTCGCGGACTCGGTCCTCCGACGCGAGGGCGTCGTCCTGCTGGCGAGTACGCTCGTGGGCGGCCTCGTCCTGTTCGACAGCCACCTCTCGAGACTCGAAGGGGTCCTGCTGGTCGGACTGTTCGTCGCCTACACGGCGTTCCTCCTGACCCGCGACCAGTCAGAGGTCACCGGGTCGGCAGAACGACCACTCGGTGACGGCGGCGTGACCCGGCCGGTGACCGAACGTGTCTCGGTCCCCGGCCGCGATGTCGTGTTCCTCGTCGCCGGTCTCGCACTGGTCCTGGTGAGTGGCGACTACATGGTGCTGGCTGCCTCGGCGCTTGCCCGCGGGGCCGGCATCTCCGAGTGGGTCATCGGCGGGACCATCGTCGCCGCCGGGACGTCGACCCCGGAGTTCGCCGTCTCGCTGGTCGCCATCAGACAGCGGAGCCTCGGCGTCTCGGTCGGGAACGTCGTCGGCAGCAACGTCCTCAACATCACGGGCATCATGGGTCTCGCGGCGGTGATCCAGCCGATAGCAGTGAGTGGCTCGGTGTTCTCGACGCTGGCGTGGCTGGTCGTGGTCGTCGGACTGGTCGTCGCCGCGCTCTGGACGGAGCGCGTCCTCTCGCGGGTCGAAGGTGCCGTCTTCACCGCCTCCGAACTCGCGCGGTGGGTCGTCGGCATGCTCTGA
- a CDS encoding sodium:calcium antiporter, with the protein MNGLALWLVVAVVSTGVIWKGSDLLERSAEQLSRYYGLPVAVHGAVVVAVGSSFPELSSVVVSTAVHGEFSLGLGAIVGSAVFNLLVIPALAAMQNESLETTRDIVHKDAQFYIISILLLFLVFALGATYVPGGTNQAAIVTTPLALLLLLTYGVYVFLHQQDTSEHASTDAVDVSPRREWGRLAVSLVVIAVGVEGIVRAALAFGSIFETPSFLWGLTVIAIGTSLPDAFVSIRAAANDDSVTSLTNVLGSNTFNLLVALPVGVLIAGSATIDFLVAVPLLGYLTGATLIFIVFTRTGLELSEREAYFFLLLYLVFLCWVGLETVGRVDIVRGL; encoded by the coding sequence ATGAACGGACTCGCCCTCTGGCTGGTCGTCGCGGTCGTGTCCACGGGCGTCATCTGGAAGGGGAGCGACCTCCTCGAACGGTCCGCCGAACAGCTCAGCCGGTACTACGGGCTCCCCGTCGCGGTCCACGGGGCGGTCGTCGTCGCGGTCGGGTCGAGCTTCCCCGAACTCAGCTCCGTCGTGGTCAGCACGGCGGTCCACGGCGAGTTCTCGCTGGGGCTCGGCGCCATCGTCGGGAGCGCGGTGTTCAACCTGCTCGTCATCCCGGCGCTGGCCGCGATGCAGAACGAATCGCTGGAGACGACCCGCGACATCGTCCACAAGGACGCCCAGTTCTACATCATCAGCATCCTGCTCCTGTTCCTGGTGTTCGCCCTCGGCGCGACGTACGTCCCGGGCGGCACGAACCAGGCGGCCATCGTGACGACTCCGCTCGCGCTGCTGTTGCTCCTGACCTACGGGGTGTACGTCTTCCTGCACCAGCAGGACACGAGCGAGCACGCCTCGACCGACGCGGTGGACGTGTCGCCGCGGCGCGAGTGGGGACGGCTCGCGGTCTCGCTCGTGGTCATCGCCGTGGGCGTCGAGGGCATCGTGCGGGCCGCACTCGCGTTCGGGTCGATCTTCGAGACGCCGAGTTTCCTCTGGGGGCTGACCGTCATCGCTATCGGGACGAGCCTCCCGGACGCGTTCGTCAGCATCCGGGCGGCGGCCAACGACGACAGCGTCACCAGCCTGACAAACGTCCTCGGGAGCAACACGTTCAACCTCCTCGTCGCGCTCCCGGTCGGGGTCCTCATCGCCGGGTCGGCGACCATCGACTTCCTGGTCGCCGTCCCTCTGCTCGGGTACCTGACCGGGGCGACGCTGATATTCATCGTGTTCACGCGGACCGGCCTCGAGCTGAGCGAACGGGAGGCCTACTTCTTCCTGCTGCTCTACCTCGTCTTCCTCTGCTGGGTGGGGCTGGAGACGGTCGGACGCGTGGACATCGTCCGCGGGCTCTAG